The proteins below are encoded in one region of Ferruginibacter lapsinanis:
- a CDS encoding outer membrane beta-barrel protein produces MKKFYLLLIFTLSIIFVSAQTKIALKAGWNVATARVRYVNDVYSQNIKQPSSNINGFGLGIMFKTHFDDVLHFSPTISYNMRGYIYNPTYGDTSKYYNTIHYIDITPALSADFPVGERKNTLVLSAGPQLGIAIAGTEKTTTKGGVTSSNKMKLSVDGEYGMFDLGFSSGLAFHTPKVFVELGYLLGLANINNNYQTDHRNIRNRMISVSFGYYLR; encoded by the coding sequence ATGAAAAAATTTTACCTGTTATTAATTTTTACCCTATCAATAATTTTCGTTTCGGCACAAACTAAAATAGCTCTAAAAGCAGGTTGGAATGTTGCTACAGCAAGAGTTCGTTATGTAAATGATGTTTACAGTCAAAATATTAAGCAACCAAGTAGCAATATCAATGGTTTCGGGTTGGGCATAATGTTTAAAACGCATTTTGATGATGTATTGCATTTTTCCCCTACAATTAGTTACAATATGAGAGGTTATATCTATAACCCAACATATGGCGATACTTCCAAATATTACAATACAATTCATTATATAGATATCACCCCTGCTTTAAGTGCTGATTTTCCTGTAGGAGAAAGAAAGAATACGCTGGTTCTTTCTGCAGGACCTCAATTAGGCATTGCTATTGCAGGCACTGAAAAAACAACGACTAAAGGAGGTGTTACCTCATCAAACAAAATGAAACTAAGTGTAGATGGAGAGTACGGGATGTTTGATTTGGGATTCAGTTCAGGTTTAGCGTTTCATACCCCTAAAGTATTTGTTGAATTAGGATACCTGCTGGGATTGGCGAATATTAATAATAATTATCAAACAGATCACAGAAATATCAGAAACAGAATGATATCTGTGAGCTTTGGCTACTATCTGAGATAA
- a CDS encoding DUF1572 family protein, protein MNIGNEFLISVIKRLSYYKELGDKTFVQLNDADCHFRPNESSNSIAIIIQHMSGNMLSRWTDFLTSDGEKEWRNRDSEFEITHYTKPQLLDLWEKGWDCCLTSIKNLSENDLLKTIYIRSEPLVVIDAINRQLAHLPYHTGQIIYIAKIITDTKWQNLSIPRGKSEQFNLNMKNNKQ, encoded by the coding sequence ATGAATATCGGAAATGAATTTTTAATCAGTGTTATTAAACGCCTTTCTTATTATAAAGAGTTAGGAGATAAAACATTCGTTCAGCTAAATGATGCTGATTGTCATTTTAGACCAAATGAATCAAGTAACAGTATTGCTATCATTATCCAACACATGAGTGGTAATATGCTCAGTCGTTGGACTGATTTTTTAACTTCCGACGGAGAAAAGGAATGGCGAAACAGAGATAGTGAATTCGAAATAACCCATTACACAAAACCCCAATTGCTGGATCTGTGGGAAAAGGGTTGGGATTGCTGTCTGACAAGTATTAAAAATCTATCAGAAAACGACTTATTAAAAACAATCTATATAAGATCCGAGCCGCTTGTTGTTATAGATGCTATCAACCGTCAATTGGCGCATCTTCCATATCATACAGGACAGATCATATACATTGCCAAAATAATTACTGATACTAAATGGCAAAATCTATCTATCCCCCGGGGAAAGTCTGAACAATTCAACCTAAATATGAAAAATAACAAACAATAA